The nucleotide sequence CGTCCTTGCGTTCGGTGCGGCCTCCAGCCAGGCGGGCCGGGTCGACGCGCTCTTCGTGATGATCGCCGTCATCGGCGGCTTCTTCTTCTTCCTCACCCAGGGGATGCTGATCTATTTCGCCGTGAAGTACCGCCGGCGCCAACCGGACCGGGACAACGAAACGCCCTCCATCACGGGAAATCCCCTGCTCGAGTTCCTGTGGATCCTGATCCCTTCCCTCGTCGTCGTTGCCATCTTCTACTACGGCTGGCGCGTTTACACCGACCAGCGGATCCCCGTCGCCGGGGCGACGGAGGTGCACGTCAACGCCCGGCAGTGGATGTACGAGATACGGTACCCGGACGGGCGGACGGCGATCAACGAGATCCGCGTACCGGAGGGCAAGC is from Deltaproteobacteria bacterium and encodes:
- a CDS encoding cytochrome c oxidase subunit II, whose amino-acid sequence is MDNVLAFGAASSQAGRVDALFVMIAVIGGFFFFLTQGMLIYFAVKYRRRQPDRDNETPSITGNPLLEFLWILIPSLVVVAIFYYGWRVYTDQRIPVAGATEVHVNARQWMYEIRYPDGRTAINEIRVPEGK